TGCTTATCAGAGAGCAGATATGGATAAGAATAATCATGCGATAGCAGAGAGATTCTTCGGTGAGGCACTGAAACGAGATATCACGACGAAAAAACGCACGAGGAGAGGACTGTGTTTAGTGTTGGCACTAGTCATAGAAACGATTGAAGGGATAGTTCAGAATATGAGACTGCTACCAGCGCCAGAATAGTGTTTACCATCTATGATATGTTTGATGCCGGAGATGACAGAGGATCGAAACGCTATCGTCGGGTGATCACAGCATACCCGACACGCCAGCCGACGAGGGCGACCAGTCCGAAACCGGTGATGACAAGGCCGAACGGCCAGGCAGCCGAGCCATCGAGAAACGGCGATACACGGAGTGACAGTCCGATATTCGCCGCTGCGATCCAGGTCAGTGCCGTCAGTCGCGCCGTTCCGATCACCGACGCCGTACTGTTACGAGTGTACAACCCCGACAACGCCGTCATCGCGACCCAGCCGAGCAGGAACGGGGCCAACGCCTCGAGCAGGGCGGGAATGCCGTCGACCAGCCCGTGTGAGTACTGACCGTACAGGATCAACGCCGTCAACAGAGCAATGTCGACGGTACCGACCAGCAGCGTTTCGCGATCGAAGACCGATGTGCGCTCATCCGCCTGCACTGCAGTGTCCATACGCGCTGGTCGGGACCGTATCCCTATTGGTGTCCCGATTTCAGCCGCAGCATCGGCTCGTCACGAAGCCGGCTCGACGCAGGAATTGACAGGGGAGGAGGAACCCGGCGACTGGCATCGCCGAGTTGCCGCATGTCGTCCCAACGGACGAAGCGTCTCCGTGCGAGGGCGTCCTCGCACGTCTCCTCGAACACACGAATGGAGCTTTGTTATCGGGTCCATTCACTGACCGCCCATCGGTTCGGAAACCTACCTGTCCGGTATATGCTGTCCATACCGACTCGAGTGCCTGCCGTATGGAGTCCCAAACCGGGACACTGCGTGATCAACTGGCCTCTTGTTCAGGTACCGTCCCAGCTGCTACCGCACAGCCATATACATTACCGTGCTCTTGATCCACTACTGCCGTCCTCACGACGCAAGTACCCGATCGTCCCTGGATCGAAGTAATAGCGCGAGCCGCAGTTTCCACAGTCCGCAGACAGGGCCTGGCCGTGCTGGTGGAGTTTCCAGAGTTTCGTTTGATTGCGTTCGATATCGAGTGTCACCGACTGGTCACAGTTCGGCACGGTACACGGGAACCGGACGTACCAGTTCGGCACCGAGAGCGCGCCGAGCGGGGCGAGTTCGCTCCGGAGTCGACACAGCAGATTGAAAATCGTCACCGAGGGGTTCTCGCGGTCGATCACGACGCCTTCGACATCGCTGATGAAGCCACCACGGCGACACTCGTCATCGTACAGCGGCAACACGGGGATTCCCTTCGCGAGGGCGTAACCGATCTCCTGGTTGATCCACTGGCTGGTCGTCGCTCGCTTGGTGAGCACCGCGACGACCACGTCGCTGTTCGCCAATCGGCCCTCGAGACGCGCTCGTGAGCCGCCGGATTCGACCTCCTCGAGCGCGATGTGGACACCAAAGGGGAAGTTCTTCACCGTCGAGAACAGATCCTGGACGAGCTCGAGATCACCTGGCGCGTGCGAGACGAAGACCTGTTCTCCGGACATACGTTCTCGTCGAGATGATGGTTCGTGAGCTATTATGAAGGTACCTACTCTCGACAGGAGCACACGGCGGCCGCTGCAGACGCTATGCCTGCGAAATCGTCTCGAGTACCCGCTGTGAGAATTCGACCTGCGAGAGGTCGTCCGAGAGCCGCTCGAACCACGCAGCTTCGACGTGCCAGCTTCCACGACGAACTCCATCAGTCGTCAGCGACGTCACCTCGAGTCGTCCCGGCTGCCACTCGCGCTCCTCGGCGACCGCCAGCAGTGTCCGGAGTACTGCACCGACCTCGTTGCTCGTCACACCCGGTGCCTCCGAGACGGTTTCGTACTCGAGTACGATCGGAGCCAGTTGCTCGTCGCCGGTGGTCTCGCTCTCGTGTCGGTTTCCGTCCACGTTCGCGTCTCCGTCCCCATCCTCATCCTCAGCCTCATCCCCATCTCTGTCCCCCTGTTCGAGTTCGAACGCCGTCACGTAGATGCCGTGGCTCATGAGCCGATTCTCGAGTGCGACAGCCACGGGCCGCTCGTCGCTCATACGAGATGTGTTGTCGTGTTGTGAGAAAAGGTGTTTGGTCGGGTGTCTACTGTGCCGGCATTGTGAACACCCGTGGTGAGAAATCGCGGGAACGGCCGAGCAAAAGCCCGCTCAGAGCGGGTCGACCAGATCCTCAAGTGCAGCCGTCGGATCGTCAGCCTTCGCGACGCCGCTTGCGAGCAGGACGCCCTCGGAGCCGAGGTCGCTGGCAGCGACCACGTCGTCGCCCGTGCTGATACCCGCACCGCAGAGCACGGACACATCGTTATCGACGCTCTCGGCTGCATCCACGGCGTCCTCGACGATATCCGGATCAGCCTGGCTGACCGGCGTTCCCGTCCCGATCAGTGCTGGCGGTTCGACGGCGACGGCATCCGGTCCGAGCGCCGCGGCCGCGCCGATCTGTGCTGGGTTGTTCGCACAGACGACCGTCTCGAGTCCGGCGCGCTCCGCTGCCTGCACCGAGCCGTCGATATCGGCGAGTTTCAGGCGCTGCTCGGAGTGGTTGATCAGGGTGCCGACTGCACCTGCGTTGGCGACGGACTCCGCAAGCGTGTGTCCGGTGTTGCTCCCGTGTTCGATCGGATCGACGTGCTGTGCCCAGGTCTCTGCGCCGGTGTCGGCGACGCGTTCGAGGTGTGCTGCCTGCGGCGCGACGGCGAGGCGAGCGTCGGTAGTCTCGTTAACATCGCGGACGGCCTCCGCGACGGCGACTGGATCACACGGATACGTCTTCAGGTTGACGAGGACGAACATCGCTATAGGAGAGAGGCCCGTCCCGCGAAAGAAATAGCTTGCGAGTCAGCGCGCCATGTCGTGCCACGACCGCCACGTGGGATGCGGGGGCAGACAGCGGCTCGTACTCGAGTGGCACAGACGACGCGCTCGCATCGCAATCGGGTGTGTCTCCCGTTGCTCCCAGCTTACTTCGACGCGAGCGGCGCTCAGTCCTTGCGCTTGACGACGTCACCGAGCGTGTAACTGCCCGACGAGGAGCCGCCGGACCACTCGGAGTCGTCGCCCGAACTTCCCTCTGCGCTCAGGTCGATCTCGAGGAAGCGCTCGAGTTTCGACTGGACGCGATCGCTCGGCAGGGTATCGCCGCGTTCGATCTTTCGGATGAGACTCGACTTCTCGTTGAGCTCGTTGGCCAGATCGGACTGGCTGAGGCCCTTGTTTTCGCGTGCGGACCGGACGAGGTCGTCGTAATCGGGTGCGAGTTCGTCCATATCGTCGAACATATCGTTCCGACGTTGGGTACTCGAACTCGACGAAGACGAGCTACTTGCCCCACTCGAGCCGGCCGATTGGCCGCTCGAACTCGACGATGAGGACGAGGAACCGGTCGAGTACTTGGTGGACGTGCTCGAACTCGACGGCTGTCTGACTTCGGTGCCGAAGTCGGTACAGTTCGAACACACGTCTAACTTCGCGCCCTCGACCTTGATGGTCTTCGGAGACGACGTCTCGGCGCCACACATCTCGCACTGAACCATGCACGAATCTATATCGCGGCGAGTCATAAACCATGCGGCGCGTTGCTGTTCCGAAGACAGTCCCACACCAGCCTGAGACCGCTACTCGAGTGCCGACCAGGAGTAGAAAAAGCGCTGAAGCGCCGTCAGGTGACCGACGACGGCGAGGAAGACCAGTAGCCATCCGATCAGCGTTAGACCGGCGACCTCGCCCGAAACAGGATAGGCCAGAAAGCCGACGACACCGATGATGGCCAGCCGGTCCGCACGACCGACGAGACCGCCGTAGACCCGGTCGAGGCCGACAGCCTGGGCCTGGGTTCCGAGGTAGGAGGTCATCACGACGCCCGTAACGGCGAGGAAGCCGAGCAGGTAATCACCGATGCCGGCCGCCAGACCCGCGATGATGACGATGTCGGCGTACCGGTCGAGCACGTGGTCGAGCAGGTCGCCGCCCGCCGACGCAACCTCCTGCTCTCGCGCGAGTGCGCCGTCGACGATATCGAGCCAGCCGTTCAGGAAGACTAACGCGGCGGCGACGGCGTACCAGACGGGTGCTGCTCTCCCCCCGAGGAAGAACGCCCCTGCGGCCAGCACCGCCATCCCGAACGCGACGATACTCACGCCGTCGGGGCTCATCCCGATGCGGTCGAATCCCTTTACGAACGGATCCAGAAAGCGCGAGATGTATGGTCTGAACTTATCGAGTGTCATAGCAGGTACTCCGTAAAGTCGACCTCGCCAGCACTCGGCTCGCGCTCACCCGCAACGACGGCTGCGAGTTCGTCCGCGACAGCTTCTGGCTCGCGATCGGTCGTGTCGATTTCGTAGACGGACTCGAGTCCGTGCTGGTCGACGGCTTCGGAGAGGATTACGTCGAGGGCCTCGCTCTCAGCATTTTCGGCCGCCTTTCCTTCGGTTTCGCCGCGTTCGCGGAGTCGATCCGCAAGCTCTTCGGGGGCACACCGGAGGACGGCGACGCGGTCAGCGTCGAAGTGGTGTGCGAGGTGGGAGTCGACGACGAGGGTATCGGCGTCGTGGCCGTCGAGCCACGCTGCGAGCCCGTCCAGGTCGGCGACCTTGCTCTCGCGGTCGGGGTCGACCTCGGTGTAGAGGCCTTCTTCGGCGAGCACGTCGTTGAGGTGGACGACTTCGACCTCGCCGTGGTCGATGTCTTCACCGTCAGCGTTCGCGTCTTCGCTGTCCGCTTCACTCTCACCCTCATGCTCTCTGGCGAGCCGATCAGCCAGCAGTTCGGTCGCGGTCGTCTTCCCCGTTCCAGGGGTCCCGGTGACCGCGATTCTCACGTGTCGGACACCTCACGTTCGTGGTCGGCTGCGGGACCGGAATCAGAATTGGGATTGGGTTCGGAATCGGAATCGGAATCGGAATCGGAATCGAGATCCAGACCGAGATCCGCGAGCACCTCGTTGAGCGTCTCGATCGCGCGCTCGGTTTCGGCCTCGGTGCCGCAGGTGATGCGGATACAGCCGGGTAGCCCGAAGCTCGTACAGTCCCGGACGATGACGCCACGTTCCTGCATCGTCTCGGCGACCGTACTGGCGTCGCCCACAGCTGCGAGGGCGAAGTTCCCCTCGCTCTCCCAGACGTGCGCATCGATATCCTCACGCATGGCCGTGCGGGACTTGCGTGCCGTCTCGACGGTCCGCTCGACGTGTTTGTCGTCGCCGAAGGCGGCCAGCCCGGCCCGGCAGGCGAGTTCGCTCGCGGCGAAGGGCGTGTTCACGCGCGTGTAGGCGTCTGCCCACTCGTCGGGAACCACGGCGTAGCCGAGTCGGAGGCCGGCGAGGCCGTAGGCCTTCGAGAACGTCCGCAAGACGGCGATATCGTCCCGCGAATCGAAGCCGTCTCGGCCCTCGATAAGTGCGATGGCGCTCTCGACGTCGGCGAACTCGCCGTAGGCCTCGTCGACGACGACGAGCGTCTCCTCGTCGGTTTCGTCTGCCAGGCGCTCGATTTCGGCGAGGTCGATCGTCGACCCCGACGGGTTGTGCGGGCTGGTGAGATAGACGATCCGTTCGCCGTCGTAGTCCTCGAGAACTGCCTGTGCGGTCTGGGCGAATCCATCCTCGCGGTCGAGGCTGTACTCACTGACCTCGCCGTGGTGGAAGCGGGCGCTCATACCGTAGTAGGCGAATCCGGGCGTCGGAACGAGCACCTCGTCGCCGGGTTCGATGACGGCCCGTGAGAGGTAATCGAGTGCCCCGTCGCCACCGTTTGCCAGCCAGACCTGTGCGGGTGAGATGTCCCAGTGGTCGGCGACGGCTTCGGTGAGGTCAGTGTGTGTTGATTTCGGGTAGGAACTGACGGTCGAGGCTGCCTCGCGGATAGTCTCGACGGCGGCCGGCGAGGGTCCGTGCGGGTTCTCGTTCGAGGCGAGTTTGACGAACTCCGAGGGATCGCGCCCGAGTTCGCGGGCGACTTCCTCGATGCCCCGACCCGCCTCGTAGGCGACGTGATCGGACAGATCGCGCGGTTGCATACGCGAAGCCTGTTCGCCGTGGCTCTTAAGCGTGCTCACCTACCGTCGCCACGCCGCGTCTGTGTCACCCGCGCTAACTGCAGAAGCTGTAGGGTGCTACGATTCGAACAGCGTCTCGAGTCGCTCGAGCGTCTCCGCTCCCGCAGTATCCTTGTCGTATCGTACACCCAGGAATCGCGGGAATCGCAGTGCATAGCCCGACGAGTACGTCGGCGACGTCTGGATCTCCTCGTAGCCAACCTCGAAAACGACGGCCGGCTCGAGTTCGACCGCCGTTCCGTCCTCCGCGACGATGTGGGGTTCCAGCAGTTCCGTCAATTCCTCGAGTTTCTCGTCCGTGATGCCCGTCGCGACCTTGCCGACCGTTTCCAGGTCGTCGCCGTCGCGAACCGAGAGCTCGAACGTCCCGAGGAACGTCGCCCGCCGTCCCTCGCCCCACTCCGCACCGGTGACGACGCAGTCGAGCGTCTCGACGTCCGGTTTGCGCTTCTGCCAGTTCTTTCCGCGCCGGCCCGGCGAGTACGCTGAATCGGGGTTCTTGAGCATTATCCCCTCGTGGCCGGCCTCGAGTGCGTCCGCGTCGACGGCCTCGATTTCGTCAGGGTTGTCGGTGACCCACAGCAGCGAGAAGCCGTCGATCTCTTCGGGTTCTTGCTGGGGGCCCATCGCGAGCACCGACTCGAGTTGGTTGTGTCGCTCGACCAGTGGCTCCTCGAGGAGGTCGTCGCCGTCGGCGTGGAGACAGTCGAAGAAGACTGGGCGAACAGAGACGTTTTCGCGGGCTTTCGCCACGTCGTGCTTGCGCCGGAAGCGCTTGAGCACCTCCTGAAACGGCAAGGGGTTGCCATCGTCGTCAATCGCGACGACCTCGCCGTCCAGAATCGCGGGGCCGTCGAGGTGTTCGTCGGCAAACTCGACGACCTCCGGGAGTGCGTCGGTGACCGCTTCCATGTTCCGGGAGAAAACGTGCGTCTCGCCGTTGCTGTCGCCGTCTGGACCGCCAGGGCCTGCTGGATCGTAGTGTAACTGGATTCGCGCCCCGTCGTACTTCCACTCGACCGCAGCCTCGTCCCACTCCTCGAGTGCATCCGTAACCGTCCCCGCCTGCGCGAGCATGGCCTGGACTGGGCGACCGATCTCGAGGTCGATCTCGTCGAGTCCGTCGACGCCGTCCTCGCGGGCGGTTTCCGCGACCTGGCCGTAGTCGTTCGAGACCTGGAGTGCGCGTTCGACCGGCTCTTGGGGAACCTCGAAGGCCTCGGCGATGGCGTCCCGGACGGTACCCTCGCCGACGCCGATGCGCATTTCGGAGAGGACGAGGCGAGCGAGGTAGCGCGCTTCGTCGCTCGAGCAGCGGTTGAACAGCCCGAAGAGGAGGTCGACCTTCCGGTCTTGGCTGCCCGAGCCTTCGGCGGCCGCGAGGTCGGTAAGGGTGTCGTTTATTTCGCGGACGGTGAGGTCGCCGGTGCCGTTGCTGCTGTTGCTGTCGTTGCTGCTGTTGCTGTCGTTGCCGCTGTTGCTGCCGTTGCCGCCGTTGTTGCGGTCGTCCTGGTCGTCATTGTTGTCGACAGCACCACCAGCGCCACTGCCACCGCCGCTCATGAACGCACCCAACCCCTGCTGGCCGCCGAAGTCGTAGCTCGCCGCCACCGCACCGATTTCGCCGCGGTCGGCGAGTCGCTCCTCCACGTCGTCTGCGTCGACGTTCGTCCCCGCTGCACGGGCGATAGCCTCGTAGCAGGTGTTTGGCCCGATATCGAGCGTGGTCGAGTCCCAGGCTGGGAAGACCCGGCCCTGGACGAACCGGGCGACGATTGGGAGATCGTCGCCGGCCTCTGCGAGCAGGTCGCGGACGTGGGCAACGATCTCGAGATCCGCGGATTCGGCCTCGATCGTGGCGGCGCGGTCTGCGAACGTGGCGAACTCCATCGGCGGTGTCTATCGCCGGGGAGGCTAAAACGGTTCTGAGACCGGGCGACTGAGACAGCTTTCTGGAAGAGCTATCGCTCGAGTGCGTGTAACGTGCCGTCGAAACTACCGACGACAACCAGTTCGTCACTAATCGCTGGCGTCGACCCGACCTCGTCGTCGGTCTGGTATGACCAGCGTTCGCTTCCGTCAGCCGCGTCGACTGCGTATAGCGAGTTGTCAGCGGATCCGACGTAGACGATTCCGTCGGCGGACGAGGGCGAGAAGACGAGTCCATCTGTGTCGAACGTCCACTCCTCGGTTCCGTCGCTGGCATCGACGGCATATAGTTTGCCATCGCCACTGCCGACGTACACCGTCCCGTCAGCGACAGTGGGATTTGAATTGGTACCCCCGTTCGTCTCGAACGACCACAATTCTTCACCGTGGGTATCGACCGCGGAGAGGACGCCGTCGGAATTCGCGATATAGATCGTTCCATTGACGACGGTCGGATCAGAGACAATTGAGCTCTCGGTTTCGAACGCCCACTCTTCAGTCCCATCTGCAGCGTTGAGGGCGTATAGCGAGTTATCACGACTGCCGGCGTAGACTGTCCCGTCGTCGACTGCGGGAGAGGTCTGGACGCTGTCTCCCGTTTCGAACGCCCACTCTTCCGTTCCGTCTCGGGAATCAAGTGCGTACACGAACGAGTCGTTACAACCGACGTATACGGTCTCTGCTGCGAGTGCTGGTGAGGAGAGAACGGGTAACTGTGGAATATTTGGACGGAATGACCAGTTCTTGGTTCCGTCCAGATGAAACCCATAGACTGTGTCCAACACGCCGGTCTGACCAGTACTTCCAATGTACAAACCGTCGTCGCTTACCGCCGGTGTCACCCGGACCACGTCGTCCATTTGTGGTCCAGTGTTCCATACTCTTTCGCCAGTATTTAACTCAAATACGTGGACACCACCCCCTTGGCTTCCGACATATATTCGTTCATCCGAAACTATTGGGAAAATCCTGATATCGGATCCTAATTGGCTTGTCCATCGTATGCGACCGCTATTTATTAACCCAGTACACCCAGATAAAGTGATAGTTATAATGGCCGATGATAAGTAGGTCCTGCGATCATATTTCATTGTATAATTTTATGGGCGTGGCAAATAAATATCTTATGATTCGGCCATAAGGTAAAGTATGCTACCTATGTTCCATTTGTGTGTGGGTCCTAAACATCAACTGATTGATAAGCACCAGTCCGATCAATCAGGTCAGTTGTGGACCATTTTGCAATAGTTGACGAATGCTCACAAGGGCATGCTTCATCATAATACTCTAAGTGCCCCCACTCAAATCGTGCGCGGGTCCTAACTTCTCTATAATATCCATGTCCAGCATGGTTATCAACGGTGATCCTAGCAGAAGCTACATCATCTGGGTGGGCTGGGAAATAATTACTTCCTGTATTATCACTGGCGTAACTATCGAGCGGGATATCCCAATACCATTCTTGCTCGTCACCAGACCCTTCTTCTGAAACATCTGGTCCAGAGCTACTTCCAGACCCGTCTGCAATCGCATAATCAATTACTGTGCTCCCGATTGAACCCCATTTACCCCCAACTGTTCCAGCAATATCTAACACAGTACCTAGGAAATTTGGATCCGGATCCTCACTAGAATCCTTTGGTCTGGGATGGCGAAATTCTAACTCATTAAGTTCGGAGTCATTATCATCAGAATGACCGGCCCAGAACTCAACATTCGTCTGATATGGAACACCTTCATCTTGGTCGCAAGATTCAACATAAGGATCCGGTGTGTCTTCGAAATATAATTGCATATACCAGCGTTTAGTATTGGCAAAAGCGATTTCATGCTCTGATGTTAGTAAGTCCCCATCAGAATCATATCGACGATCTGCAAGGGTTGCATACTGACATTCCCATTCCATTGTACGACTACTTTCATCGCACCGTGAGGGATATGCATGTAAGTCAGATGACTCAGGTGAGAGGTTCCGCATGACAACTCCCGCTTCTGAGTCTGCATCTGTTACCCTAGAACCTGAATCAATGGAGCGATTATACTCCTTTTCCGATTCCATATCCCTTGTCGGAATGTTCCGGATACTATTACTAGTTGGAACCCCTGTATTTGGGACAGTAATTTCAGAAAATCCTGTAACAATTTCACGACGTGTTTCTGGTTTTAGCGCGCTTTCGACGTCATCTGCGGAAACCCCTTCTGATACAGGGTTCAAAGAAAATGCTAATGGTCCGTACTCTGCAGAGGGCCGTCTTAGCGTACCCGTGATACGATTATTGATGATGTCAATCCTTCCTTTTAATGGAAGTTCCACATCATCATGAGTAACAGTATATTGTGGATCAGTCTTTGAGAACGTGTATACATCAACTGAATCATTGTTGCTGTCACTAGATAGCCGGTTGTCAGAGCCTACCTCAATCGTGAACCCTGCAGCGGAGAGAGTCCCCTTAATCCCGTCAGAGTTAATATATAGAGTTGCGGTTGCATCATCCTGCACTTTGTCTGTAACTGGGTCATACGTTTTCCCGACAAACTGAAGGGAACCATCAGCGGCAACAGTTCCGATGCCAGTGACCGTTGCGGAGCTACTAGCCGCAAAAACGCTCCCAAGAACGCTTCGTCTACTGAAATTAGAGGTTTTATCCTCGTTGTCAGGCTGTTTCATAGCCAACTGATAATTCGACCAAGAGTTATTAAAACTTTTTGATAGTTCTAGATACTAATATAACCTCCGAAGATTATAGTATATTTTCATGGTACAATATCATAGACGATCTATAAAGAAGCAAAATGCCATGTATATTTTCTAACGGGCAGAAAGGTTCAAAGAGGACCTTTAAACCAGTCGCGCACCCACACCGACGTATGCCATCAGGGGACCTCGCAGCGCGGGTCACAGACGTGTTGTCGGTCGACGCCGACGGCTACCGCGAGCACGCCGAGGCCGACGCCGAAGTCATCAAAGACGCCATCGAGGACGGCGTCTTCGACAATCCACAGGCCATCGTCGGACTCGAGTACGAGTTCTACGCGATCAAGGACGACGACGCCACGCTGCGGCGGGTGCCGCGGCGGCTACTCGAGTTGATCGGTTTCGAGAAGGAACTCGGGCTGCACAACGCGGAGATGACGACGAGTCCGCAGCCGCTGAACGGCCACGGGCTGGCGGCCCAGGAGTCGGAGGTCAAAGCGCGTCTGCAGACGGCGCTGAACGTGACCCAGTCTGAACGCATGCGACTGGTCAGCGACGGACTCTGGACGATTCCCCCGGAGGGCGAGGACGCGACGACGTACCTCACGGACAGCGTCGAGCGCACCGTGGAGGACGAGGCTGCGGAGGGCGGCGAGCGATCCGTTCGCGTCGCAACGAACATGAGCGACTCGGCGCGCTATCATGCGATGGCCAACACGGATAGAGCCGACGTGGCCGGTATGCGAGTCGAGGCACCGAACGTCTCCTTGCAGGCCGATACGGTCATGCCCGAGAGTCTGATCACGTCGATTCAGCCCCACTATCAGGTGGCCCACGCCCCTGATCTGCCGACGTACTTCAACTACGCCGTCCGGACCGCTGCCCCGCTGCTCGCGCTCGGGGTGAACTCGCCGTTCTTCCCCGCCGACCTCTACGACGACGAGGCGACGGCCGAGGACGTGCTCGCGGATGGGTGGATGGAACACCGGATCAGCGTCTTCGAAACCGTGCTGAACGACCCGAACACGGGCGAGGGGAAGGTTCGATTCCCGCAGGATCTCGACTCCGTCGAGGAGGCCGTCGACCGCATTGCCACCGACGATACGATGGTTCCGATGCCCGTCGAGGCGGGCGAGCGCTTCGACGACCAGTTTCCCCACTTCCGTCGCAAGCACGGCACCTACTGGCGGTGGGTTCGGCCCGTGTTCGGCGGGCCGACGCGCTCGGCCGCGAACGCGCGCATCGAGTTTCGGCCGATTCCCGCCCAGCCAACCGTCCGGGACTCCGTCTCGTTCCTCGCGGCGTTCGCCGGCCTCCTCGAGAGTCTGGTTCGGCTCGAGCAC
The DNA window shown above is from Natrialba magadii ATCC 43099 and carries:
- the hisC gene encoding histidinol-phosphate transaminase encodes the protein MQPRDLSDHVAYEAGRGIEEVARELGRDPSEFVKLASNENPHGPSPAAVETIREAASTVSSYPKSTHTDLTEAVADHWDISPAQVWLANGGDGALDYLSRAVIEPGDEVLVPTPGFAYYGMSARFHHGEVSEYSLDREDGFAQTAQAVLEDYDGERIVYLTSPHNPSGSTIDLAEIERLADETDEETLVVVDEAYGEFADVESAIALIEGRDGFDSRDDIAVLRTFSKAYGLAGLRLGYAVVPDEWADAYTRVNTPFAASELACRAGLAAFGDDKHVERTVETARKSRTAMREDIDAHVWESEGNFALAAVGDASTVAETMQERGVIVRDCTSFGLPGCIRITCGTEAETERAIETLNEVLADLGLDLDSDSDSDSDSEPNPNSDSGPAADHEREVSDT
- the tpiA gene encoding triose-phosphate isomerase; the protein is MFVLVNLKTYPCDPVAVAEAVRDVNETTDARLAVAPQAAHLERVADTGAETWAQHVDPIEHGSNTGHTLAESVANAGAVGTLINHSEQRLKLADIDGSVQAAERAGLETVVCANNPAQIGAAAALGPDAVAVEPPALIGTGTPVSQADPDIVEDAVDAAESVDNDVSVLCGAGISTGDDVVAASDLGSEGVLLASGVAKADDPTAALEDLVDPL
- a CDS encoding outer membrane protein assembly factor BamB family protein; the encoded protein is MKYDRRTYLSSAIITITLSGCTGLINSGRIRWTSQLGSDIRIFPIVSDERIYVGSQGGGVHVFELNTGERVWNTGPQMDDVVRVTPAVSDDGLYIGSTGQTGVLDTVYGFHLDGTKNWSFRPNIPQLPVLSSPALAAETVYVGCNDSFVYALDSRDGTEEWAFETGDSVQTSPAVDDGTVYAGSRDNSLYALNAADGTEEWAFETESSIVSDPTVVNGTIYIANSDGVLSAVDTHGEELWSFETNGGTNSNPTVADGTVYVGSGDGKLYAVDASDGTEEWTFDTDGLVFSPSSADGIVYVGSADNSLYAVDAADGSERWSYQTDDEVGSTPAISDELVVVGSFDGTLHALER
- a CDS encoding DUF3054 domain-containing protein — encoded protein: MDTAVQADERTSVFDRETLLVGTVDIALLTALILYGQYSHGLVDGIPALLEALAPFLLGWVAMTALSGLYTRNSTASVIGTARLTALTWIAAANIGLSLRVSPFLDGSAAWPFGLVITGFGLVALVGWRVGYAVITRR
- a CDS encoding CDP-alcohol phosphatidyltransferase family protein produces the protein MTLDKFRPYISRFLDPFVKGFDRIGMSPDGVSIVAFGMAVLAAGAFFLGGRAAPVWYAVAAALVFLNGWLDIVDGALAREQEVASAGGDLLDHVLDRYADIVIIAGLAAGIGDYLLGFLAVTGVVMTSYLGTQAQAVGLDRVYGGLVGRADRLAIIGVVGFLAYPVSGEVAGLTLIGWLLVFLAVVGHLTALQRFFYSWSALE
- a CDS encoding ATP-dependent DNA ligase, which codes for MEFATFADRAATIEAESADLEIVAHVRDLLAEAGDDLPIVARFVQGRVFPAWDSTTLDIGPNTCYEAIARAAGTNVDADDVEERLADRGEIGAVAASYDFGGQQGLGAFMSGGGSGAGGAVDNNDDQDDRNNGGNGSNSGNDSNSSNDSNSSNGTGDLTVREINDTLTDLAAAEGSGSQDRKVDLLFGLFNRCSSDEARYLARLVLSEMRIGVGEGTVRDAIAEAFEVPQEPVERALQVSNDYGQVAETAREDGVDGLDEIDLEIGRPVQAMLAQAGTVTDALEEWDEAAVEWKYDGARIQLHYDPAGPGGPDGDSNGETHVFSRNMEAVTDALPEVVEFADEHLDGPAILDGEVVAIDDDGNPLPFQEVLKRFRRKHDVAKARENVSVRPVFFDCLHADGDDLLEEPLVERHNQLESVLAMGPQQEPEEIDGFSLLWVTDNPDEIEAVDADALEAGHEGIMLKNPDSAYSPGRRGKNWQKRKPDVETLDCVVTGAEWGEGRRATFLGTFELSVRDGDDLETVGKVATGITDEKLEELTELLEPHIVAEDGTAVELEPAVVFEVGYEEIQTSPTYSSGYALRFPRFLGVRYDKDTAGAETLERLETLFES
- a CDS encoding multiprotein bridging factor aMBF1 — protein: MVQCEMCGAETSSPKTIKVEGAKLDVCSNCTDFGTEVRQPSSSSTSTKYSTGSSSSSSSSSGQSAGSSGASSSSSSSSSTQRRNDMFDDMDELAPDYDDLVRSARENKGLSQSDLANELNEKSSLIRKIERGDTLPSDRVQSKLERFLEIDLSAEGSSGDDSEWSGGSSSGSYTLGDVVKRKD
- a CDS encoding toll/interleukin-1 receptor domain-containing protein; the encoded protein is MSGEQVFVSHAPGDLELVQDLFSTVKNFPFGVHIALEEVESGGSRARLEGRLANSDVVVAVLTKRATTSQWINQEIGYALAKGIPVLPLYDDECRRGGFISDVEGVVIDRENPSVTIFNLLCRLRSELAPLGALSVPNWYVRFPCTVPNCDQSVTLDIERNQTKLWKLHQHGQALSADCGNCGSRYYFDPGTIGYLRREDGSSGSRAR
- a CDS encoding adenylate kinase family protein, encoding MRIAVTGTPGTGKTTATELLADRLAREHEGESEADSEDANADGEDIDHGEVEVVHLNDVLAEEGLYTEVDPDRESKVADLDGLAAWLDGHDADTLVVDSHLAHHFDADRVAVLRCAPEELADRLRERGETEGKAAENAESEALDVILSEAVDQHGLESVYEIDTTDREPEAVADELAAVVAGEREPSAGEVDFTEYLL